One window of Myxococcus xanthus genomic DNA carries:
- a CDS encoding ABC transporter permease, whose amino-acid sequence MKHHAQKLLVIALLIGLWELVARMGIWSPHLLPRPLTVAQSLVAMVTDGRLVGAAGRSLGRLLRAYLMSVALGVPLGLLISRIPFFRNAVKPVVMGLQALPSICWLPLALLWFGLTDGAILFVVVMGSVLGIAIATEDSVNGVDPQLTRVASTLGVRGLRFQFGVLLPAALPGIVTGLKLGWSFAWRALLAGELLFVSGGLGQLLTVGRELMDVPQVMAVMVAIVIIGTAVDRVLFQTVEVRLRRRWGLTATT is encoded by the coding sequence ATGAAACACCATGCCCAGAAGCTGCTGGTGATTGCGTTGCTGATTGGCCTCTGGGAGCTGGTGGCCCGGATGGGCATCTGGTCTCCCCACCTCCTGCCCCGGCCCCTGACGGTGGCCCAGAGCCTGGTGGCCATGGTCACCGACGGGCGACTGGTGGGCGCGGCGGGGCGCTCCCTGGGGCGGCTGCTGCGCGCCTACCTGATGTCAGTGGCCCTGGGTGTCCCCCTGGGCCTGCTGATTTCCCGCATCCCCTTCTTCCGCAACGCGGTGAAGCCGGTGGTGATGGGGCTCCAGGCGCTGCCGTCCATCTGCTGGCTGCCGCTGGCGCTGCTGTGGTTCGGGCTGACGGACGGCGCCATCCTCTTCGTCGTCGTCATGGGCAGCGTGCTGGGTATCGCCATCGCCACCGAGGACAGCGTCAACGGCGTGGACCCGCAGCTCACCCGCGTGGCCAGCACCCTGGGCGTGCGAGGCCTGCGCTTCCAGTTCGGCGTGCTGCTACCCGCGGCCCTGCCCGGCATCGTCACCGGCCTGAAGCTGGGATGGAGCTTCGCCTGGCGCGCGCTGCTGGCCGGTGAGCTGCTCTTCGTCTCCGGCGGCCTGGGGCAGTTGCTCACGGTGGGCCGCGAGTTGATGGACGTGCCCCAGGTCATGGCCGTCATGGTGGCCATCGTCATCATCGGCACCGCGGTGGACCGTGTCCTCTTCCAGACGGTGGAGGTGCGGCTGCGGCGGCGGTGGGGGCTGACGGCGACGACGTGA
- a CDS encoding tetratricopeptide repeat protein, producing the protein MKKRQDTLSDAEKRRISKRIDALFSAQQWSELDQLISESLQGTSDDHWLHVRQADAWYEQRKYSKASRLYLKVLESVPRCPLGRWGLANALMARGNADDARKLFLSLARQKPEVMGTRECGEGVRWARGLIADANFRLGQLEERAGARAAARRRYQVYLRILQRPALSLESRREANTRLRALSLKGRADG; encoded by the coding sequence GTGAAGAAAAGACAAGACACGCTCAGTGACGCTGAAAAACGCCGTATCAGCAAGCGAATCGACGCGCTCTTCTCCGCGCAGCAGTGGAGTGAGTTGGATCAACTCATCTCCGAGTCCCTGCAAGGCACTTCCGACGACCACTGGCTGCACGTCCGTCAGGCGGATGCCTGGTACGAGCAGAGGAAGTACTCCAAGGCGTCACGCCTCTACCTGAAAGTGCTCGAAAGCGTGCCGCGTTGCCCGCTGGGGCGGTGGGGGCTGGCGAACGCGCTCATGGCGCGCGGGAACGCGGACGACGCCCGGAAGCTCTTCCTGTCCCTGGCCCGGCAGAAGCCGGAGGTGATGGGCACTCGCGAGTGTGGTGAAGGCGTCCGGTGGGCACGGGGCCTCATCGCGGATGCGAACTTCCGGTTGGGCCAGCTGGAGGAACGGGCGGGCGCGAGGGCCGCGGCCCGGCGCCGCTACCAGGTCTACCTGCGAATCCTGCAGCGCCCGGCGCTCTCCCTTGAGAGCCGGCGGGAGGCGAACACCCGCCTTCGCGCCTTGAGTCTCAAGGGGCGGGCCGACGGTTGA
- a CDS encoding PilZ domain-containing protein, which yields MQADTLEGLSGRASMLGYRMGTELTAVASFGNLQAPCRLVQLSLEHLTLNLGTQAAPKPGDTASVVLGHGERWATALDVEVMDVRGAPEVSMRFLAPPLDAGRRIVSVLEALRDNGLLLPPETRPVWKERIEHPDRVRRICDALVGRQARGMARTADGRKVPVTAAYFDPHEGRMGWRFEGGLPAQPFTLEAFGYSSVVHLEVSEAREESGLVLMPVPRELVRYRHRWLRRAPPSRACTLSFDHPLWPQVHVRRQVLDLSYEGIAFLTEPGEDLLYPGLRQPVLEVATEGMAPVRLRAEVRNISSTAAGRRCGMSVRPLDAAGAQAWRALVEAQMHPATQVEGDWGDATWKLFDGSGYFRLPGKSPEDFEDAHPSFDATLARLEGRTRLGYRVVHPEGQSVGATLSVVKPYEGSWMAHQLARQPVKGSRTSAREALRDIYLRGYEPTQVDPEVKWFFAFCEARVRWVRFTKFDFATWYEHTGQTCLVPFQLMEAEVDGAWEIPAGIEVGTPTEAERAAFFQQVERTRPLAYREALDLVPERFDLKRAKERWGEAGMGRERELVVARHEGRPVVLAVLETAQPGLNLFNVLDGVRLVPLVDDATKEAQDAMVALLAHAADWYRARERKVFIHYVEAACVEYVERASLADLGEGKLWVISASLLPEFLEHLHEATTPPAGA from the coding sequence ATGCAGGCGGACACGCTGGAAGGGTTGAGCGGCCGGGCGTCGATGCTCGGTTACCGGATGGGGACGGAACTGACGGCGGTGGCGTCGTTCGGAAACCTCCAGGCGCCGTGTCGGCTGGTGCAGCTGTCGTTGGAGCACCTGACGCTGAACCTCGGTACGCAGGCGGCGCCGAAGCCGGGCGATACCGCCTCCGTGGTGTTGGGCCATGGCGAGCGATGGGCCACGGCGCTGGACGTGGAGGTCATGGACGTGCGCGGCGCGCCGGAGGTGAGCATGCGCTTCCTGGCGCCGCCCCTGGACGCGGGCCGCCGCATCGTCTCCGTGCTGGAGGCGCTGCGTGACAACGGCCTGCTGCTCCCGCCGGAGACGCGGCCGGTGTGGAAGGAGCGCATCGAGCACCCCGACCGCGTGCGGCGCATCTGCGACGCGCTGGTGGGCAGGCAGGCGCGCGGCATGGCGCGGACCGCGGACGGGCGCAAGGTGCCGGTGACGGCCGCGTACTTCGACCCGCACGAAGGCCGCATGGGCTGGCGCTTCGAGGGTGGACTGCCCGCGCAGCCCTTCACCCTGGAGGCTTTCGGCTACAGCAGCGTGGTGCACCTGGAGGTCAGCGAGGCGCGCGAGGAGTCCGGCCTGGTGCTGATGCCGGTGCCCCGGGAGCTCGTTCGTTACCGCCACCGCTGGCTGCGGCGCGCGCCGCCGAGCCGTGCCTGCACGCTGTCCTTCGACCATCCGCTGTGGCCGCAGGTGCACGTGCGGCGTCAGGTGTTGGACCTGTCCTATGAGGGCATCGCCTTCCTGACGGAGCCCGGCGAGGACCTGCTGTACCCGGGCCTGCGCCAGCCGGTGCTGGAGGTCGCGACGGAAGGAATGGCGCCGGTGCGGCTGCGCGCCGAGGTGCGCAACATCTCCAGCACCGCGGCGGGCCGCCGCTGCGGCATGTCCGTGCGTCCCCTGGATGCGGCGGGCGCGCAGGCCTGGCGCGCGCTGGTGGAGGCGCAGATGCACCCGGCCACCCAGGTGGAGGGTGACTGGGGTGATGCCACCTGGAAGCTCTTCGACGGCTCGGGTTACTTCCGGCTGCCGGGCAAGTCGCCGGAGGACTTCGAGGACGCGCACCCCAGCTTCGACGCCACGCTGGCGCGGCTGGAGGGCCGGACGCGGCTGGGCTACCGGGTCGTGCACCCGGAGGGGCAGTCCGTGGGCGCCACGCTGTCGGTGGTGAAGCCGTACGAAGGCAGCTGGATGGCGCACCAACTGGCGCGTCAGCCGGTGAAGGGCAGCCGCACGTCGGCGCGCGAGGCGCTGCGTGACATCTACCTGCGCGGCTACGAGCCCACGCAGGTGGACCCGGAGGTGAAGTGGTTCTTCGCCTTCTGCGAGGCGCGCGTGCGCTGGGTGCGCTTCACCAAGTTCGACTTCGCCACCTGGTACGAGCACACGGGCCAGACGTGCCTGGTGCCCTTCCAGCTGATGGAGGCGGAGGTGGACGGGGCCTGGGAAATCCCCGCGGGCATCGAGGTGGGCACGCCCACCGAGGCCGAGCGCGCGGCCTTCTTCCAGCAGGTGGAGCGCACGCGCCCGCTGGCCTACCGCGAGGCGCTGGACCTGGTGCCGGAGCGCTTCGACCTCAAGCGCGCCAAGGAGCGCTGGGGCGAGGCGGGGATGGGGCGCGAGCGCGAGCTGGTGGTCGCGCGGCACGAGGGCCGCCCCGTCGTCCTGGCGGTGCTGGAGACGGCGCAGCCGGGCCTCAACCTCTTCAACGTGCTGGACGGCGTGCGGCTGGTGCCGCTGGTGGACGACGCGACGAAGGAGGCCCAGGACGCCATGGTGGCGCTGCTGGCCCACGCGGCGGACTGGTACCGCGCGCGCGAGCGCAAGGTGTTCATCCACTACGTGGAAGCGGCCTGCGTGGAGTACGTGGAGCGCGCGTCGCTCGCGGACCTGGGCGAAGGCAAGCTGTGGGTCATCTCCGCCAGCCTGCTGCCCGAGTTTCTCGAGCACCTCCACGAGGCCACCACGCCCCCGGCGGGGGCGTAG
- a CDS encoding HAD family hydrolase gives MKMERVEETLERIRLEAERAPGGVLAFDGDGTLWSGDVGDDLFLALLEHGDIRPEAHAALERLATAHGFEKSLPARELAHQLFAAFEAGRIPEKDIYEMVAWLFAGWRVDAVRAFAKDVVARHAVKQRIHPESRRVVEWARGQGIPCYVVSASPLAVVEAAVHEVGLDPLNVLACTPRTEDGTVLAGIIEPIPYAAGKVHCLRSRTSQPLYAAFGDNVFDLELLAASRVPVAIRPKPRLRARAAELPSLVQLHPED, from the coding sequence ATGAAGATGGAGCGTGTAGAGGAGACGCTGGAGCGCATCCGGTTGGAGGCCGAGCGTGCCCCCGGCGGGGTGCTGGCCTTCGACGGCGATGGCACGCTGTGGAGCGGAGACGTCGGAGACGACCTGTTCCTGGCCCTGCTGGAGCACGGCGACATCCGCCCGGAAGCGCACGCCGCCCTGGAGCGGCTGGCCACCGCACATGGCTTCGAGAAAAGCCTGCCCGCGCGCGAGCTGGCACACCAGCTCTTCGCCGCCTTCGAGGCGGGGCGGATTCCGGAGAAGGACATCTACGAGATGGTGGCGTGGCTCTTCGCCGGTTGGCGCGTGGACGCGGTGCGCGCCTTCGCGAAGGACGTGGTGGCCCGCCACGCAGTCAAACAGCGCATCCACCCGGAGAGCCGCCGCGTCGTCGAGTGGGCCCGCGGCCAGGGCATCCCCTGCTACGTGGTCAGCGCCTCGCCGCTCGCCGTCGTGGAGGCCGCCGTTCATGAAGTGGGGCTGGACCCCTTGAATGTGCTGGCCTGCACGCCGCGCACGGAGGATGGGACGGTGCTGGCCGGCATCATCGAGCCCATTCCCTACGCGGCCGGGAAGGTGCATTGCCTGCGCTCGCGCACGTCCCAGCCGCTCTACGCCGCCTTCGGGGACAACGTGTTCGACCTGGAGTTGCTGGCGGCCTCCCGCGTGCCGGTAGCCATCCGGCCCAAGCCGCGGCTCCGGGCGAGGGCAGCGGAACTGCCCTCGCTCGTCCAACTCCACCCGGAGGACTGA
- a CDS encoding ABC transporter substrate-binding protein, whose amino-acid sequence MRVFHSLLPVVVAGLAVLGAGCKRESAARGPDAPLRLGFFPNITHAQALVGNAEGTFASQPGVGRLEVMQFNAGPAAMEALVAGSLDVSYVGSGPAINTFLKAGRELRVIAGAVNNGAVLVVRTVKTPAELKGKKLASPQLGNTQDIALRYWLKQQGLTTHLDGTGDVQIFPLSNPDILGQFLRGGIEGAWVPEPWGARLVAEGKGRILVNEKDLWPGGRFPTTVLVTTRQVLETQRPRVVALLRAHVRLTERWQEDPAGFTTAANVAFGRLTSKPLPAGILQQAFSRLEPSLDPVPQALATAAEHAKTLGFITDANIDGLVDLSLLDEAQAGAAK is encoded by the coding sequence ATGCGTGTCTTCCACTCCCTGTTGCCTGTCGTGGTCGCTGGACTGGCGGTGCTCGGCGCGGGCTGCAAGCGCGAGTCCGCCGCGCGCGGCCCGGACGCGCCGCTGCGCCTGGGCTTCTTCCCCAACATCACCCACGCCCAGGCCCTGGTGGGCAACGCGGAGGGCACGTTCGCCTCGCAGCCGGGTGTGGGCCGCCTGGAGGTGATGCAGTTCAACGCGGGCCCCGCCGCCATGGAGGCGCTGGTGGCCGGTTCACTGGACGTGTCCTACGTGGGCAGCGGTCCGGCCATCAACACGTTCCTCAAGGCCGGGCGCGAGCTGCGCGTCATCGCAGGCGCGGTGAACAACGGCGCGGTGCTGGTGGTGCGCACGGTGAAGACGCCCGCGGAGCTCAAGGGCAAGAAGCTGGCGTCGCCGCAGCTGGGCAACACGCAGGACATCGCCCTGCGCTACTGGCTCAAGCAGCAAGGGCTGACGACGCACCTGGACGGCACCGGGGACGTGCAGATCTTCCCGCTGAGCAACCCGGACATCCTGGGCCAGTTCCTGCGCGGCGGCATTGAGGGCGCCTGGGTGCCGGAGCCCTGGGGCGCGCGCCTGGTGGCCGAGGGCAAGGGCCGCATCCTGGTGAATGAGAAGGACTTGTGGCCCGGTGGGCGCTTTCCCACCACGGTGCTGGTGACGACACGACAGGTGCTGGAGACGCAGCGCCCGCGCGTGGTCGCCCTGCTGCGCGCGCACGTGCGACTCACCGAGCGCTGGCAGGAGGACCCGGCCGGCTTCACCACCGCGGCCAACGTCGCCTTCGGCCGCCTCACGAGCAAGCCCCTGCCCGCCGGCATCCTCCAGCAGGCCTTCTCCCGGCTGGAGCCCAGCCTGGACCCGGTGCCGCAGGCGCTCGCCACCGCGGCCGAGCACGCGAAGACGCTGGGCTTCATCACCGACGCCAACATCGACGGGCTGGTGGACCTGAGCCTCCTGGACGAGGCACAGGCGGGCGCCGCGAAGTGA
- a CDS encoding NYN domain-containing protein gives MNGRNAEHRIALFIDFENLVTNTGISSASFDLQPSLDRLLEKGKVVFRRAYCDWSRFAEAKIRLHEFGVELIDVPPSTRAGKNGADMRLVIDALELCYARESIDTFVIGSGDSDFCPLAYKLRENGRTVIGLAVKESTSPLFVKACDEFIYLRPRQSRSDKGDKEKGRQSVSAEEAGHGKRGGRQGRDEKGRGDKEKTPQGGGKSQPKTEVPDIAREVVQSMLARATGPVNPSLIKEAIVRKEPDFDEREHGFSTFARLLAALEQQGLLRRIQQGRQWYVVAADFDVGGGDTKGKKRGPAHAAEEDDELESYPDPDEDEG, from the coding sequence GTGAACGGTCGCAACGCTGAGCACCGCATCGCCCTCTTCATCGATTTCGAGAACCTCGTCACCAACACGGGCATCAGCTCCGCGAGCTTCGACCTGCAGCCCTCGCTCGACCGGCTGCTGGAGAAGGGCAAGGTCGTCTTCCGCCGCGCCTACTGCGACTGGTCCCGCTTCGCCGAGGCCAAAATCCGGCTGCACGAGTTCGGCGTGGAGCTCATCGACGTGCCGCCCTCCACGCGCGCCGGCAAGAATGGCGCGGACATGCGCCTGGTCATCGACGCGCTGGAGCTGTGCTACGCGCGCGAGAGCATCGATACCTTCGTCATCGGCTCCGGGGACAGCGACTTCTGCCCGCTGGCCTACAAGCTGCGTGAGAACGGGCGCACCGTCATCGGGCTCGCAGTGAAGGAGTCCACGTCGCCGCTCTTCGTGAAGGCCTGCGACGAATTCATCTACCTGCGCCCGCGCCAGTCACGCTCCGACAAGGGCGACAAGGAGAAGGGCCGGCAGAGCGTGTCCGCCGAGGAGGCGGGACACGGCAAGCGTGGCGGCCGCCAGGGGCGCGACGAGAAGGGCCGGGGAGACAAGGAGAAGACACCGCAGGGTGGCGGCAAGTCCCAGCCGAAGACGGAGGTGCCGGACATCGCCCGCGAGGTGGTGCAGAGCATGCTGGCGCGCGCCACCGGGCCGGTGAACCCGTCGCTCATCAAGGAAGCCATCGTCCGCAAGGAGCCCGACTTCGACGAGCGCGAGCACGGCTTCTCCACCTTCGCCCGGCTGCTGGCCGCGCTGGAGCAGCAAGGGCTGCTGCGCCGCATCCAGCAGGGCCGCCAGTGGTACGTGGTGGCGGCGGACTTCGACGTCGGCGGGGGCGACACCAAGGGCAAGAAGCGCGGCCCCGCGCACGCCGCCGAGGAAGACGACGAGCTGGAGTCCTACCCGGACCCGGACGAAGACGAGGGCTGA
- a CDS encoding YkgJ family cysteine cluster protein has protein sequence MPRNTLCLRCGMCCDGTLFTHVSLQLEEALALQRRGLPVGSRTDGSLALMQHCSALDERTCTIYEDRPASCRRYHCQLSSALAEKEVSLDEALEVVDEAHARVAAVARTLAPASEGAPRSVLQRARRANLLDHGGPLSATDLATYEHAEAYLDTHFRGRFGRQD, from the coding sequence ATGCCGCGCAACACCCTCTGCCTTCGTTGCGGCATGTGCTGTGACGGAACGCTTTTCACGCACGTGTCGCTCCAGCTGGAGGAAGCCCTGGCGCTCCAGCGGCGGGGATTGCCCGTGGGCTCACGCACGGATGGAAGTCTCGCCTTGATGCAACACTGCTCGGCCCTGGATGAGCGCACATGCACCATCTACGAGGACCGCCCTGCGAGCTGCAGGCGTTATCACTGTCAGCTGTCCTCCGCGCTGGCTGAGAAGGAAGTCTCGCTGGACGAAGCGCTCGAGGTGGTGGACGAGGCCCATGCGCGAGTGGCCGCCGTGGCGCGCACGCTGGCGCCTGCTTCGGAAGGGGCGCCGCGCTCGGTGCTGCAACGTGCCCGGCGCGCGAACCTGCTCGATCACGGTGGCCCGCTGTCCGCGACGGACCTGGCCACCTACGAGCATGCGGAGGCCTATCTGGATACACACTTCCGGGGGCGCTTCGGACGGCAGGATTGA
- a CDS encoding glucose 1-dehydrogenase, whose product MKAVAVFPQKREVRVITDAPEPRIQSPTQVKVRTREIGVCGTDKEIIEFVYGSPPPGSDHLILGHECLGEVVEVGEAVRGLSRGDWVVPRVRRPCPHATCPPCRGGHPDFCITGDYTERGIKGAHGFGAESFVEDVAYLHRVPAELREVAVLTEPLTIAEKALRQLERFQDRLPWRAGPGRAVVLGAGPVGLLGAMALARRGYATTVYSRSPKPNVKAEASEAMGVPYISSKEVRPEELVRRVGAADVIYEAAGVAKAALETLKALGPNGVCILTGVPSKEEPFDVSPVLKDVVLGNQVLVGTVNAADVDFDMALEDLRHFQARWPGGLERLICARHSPEDFCDVVTGKKSGGIKDVIRFI is encoded by the coding sequence ATGAAGGCCGTGGCCGTCTTCCCCCAGAAGCGCGAGGTGCGTGTCATCACCGACGCCCCCGAGCCCCGCATCCAGTCCCCCACGCAGGTGAAGGTGCGGACGCGGGAAATCGGGGTGTGTGGCACGGACAAGGAAATCATCGAGTTCGTCTACGGCTCCCCGCCGCCGGGCTCGGACCACCTCATCCTGGGCCACGAGTGTCTGGGCGAGGTGGTGGAGGTGGGCGAGGCCGTCCGGGGCCTGAGCCGCGGGGACTGGGTGGTGCCCCGCGTGCGCCGGCCGTGCCCGCATGCCACCTGTCCGCCGTGCCGCGGGGGCCATCCGGACTTCTGCATCACCGGCGATTACACCGAGCGGGGAATCAAGGGCGCCCACGGCTTCGGCGCCGAGTCCTTCGTGGAGGACGTGGCCTACCTGCACCGGGTGCCCGCGGAGCTGCGCGAGGTGGCGGTGCTCACCGAGCCGCTCACCATCGCGGAGAAGGCCCTCCGCCAACTGGAGCGCTTCCAGGACCGGCTGCCCTGGAGGGCGGGCCCGGGCCGCGCGGTGGTGCTGGGTGCGGGGCCGGTGGGGTTGCTGGGCGCCATGGCGCTGGCCCGCCGGGGTTATGCCACCACGGTGTATTCGCGCAGCCCCAAGCCCAACGTGAAGGCCGAGGCATCGGAGGCGATGGGGGTGCCCTACATCTCCTCGAAGGAGGTGCGGCCAGAGGAGCTGGTCCGCAGGGTCGGCGCCGCGGACGTCATCTACGAGGCCGCGGGCGTGGCGAAGGCGGCGCTGGAGACGCTGAAGGCGCTGGGCCCCAACGGCGTCTGCATCCTCACGGGTGTGCCGTCGAAGGAGGAGCCCTTCGACGTGTCACCGGTGCTCAAGGACGTGGTGCTGGGCAACCAGGTGCTGGTGGGCACGGTGAACGCGGCGGATGTCGACTTCGACATGGCGCTGGAGGACTTGCGGCACTTCCAGGCCCGCTGGCCCGGGGGGCTGGAGCGGCTCATCTGCGCCAGGCACTCGCCCGAGGACTTCTGCGACGTCGTCACTGGCAAGAAGTCCGGCGGCATCAAGGACGTCATCCGCTTCATCTGA
- a CDS encoding ABC transporter ATP-binding protein, translated as MLRALLGRWRSSLRLLQPAHVGAERAKISVARLDHEYANKVVALQNVDLNVRSGEFVCLLGPSGCGKSTLLYALAGHVVPTGGSVSIDRHPIHGPGPDRLLMFQEAALFPWLTVRGNITFALAARGVPRAERRERADTYIRRVQLGGFEDALPHQLSGGMKMRASLARALAVDPAVLLMDEPFGSLDAQTRIHMQELLQSIWVRTGKTVVFVTHDVHEALMLGTRVVLMAPRPGRVVRDLEVHLPMPRQPEDAALNEMVRHVGGLLREVEGRAHTRSLQPAPTRAPAQPVLRPQVIPGP; from the coding sequence ATGCTGCGCGCCCTCCTAGGCCGATGGAGAAGTTCCCTGCGCCTGCTCCAGCCGGCGCATGTCGGTGCGGAGCGCGCGAAAATCAGTGTTGCCCGGTTGGACCACGAGTACGCCAACAAGGTGGTCGCCTTGCAGAACGTGGACCTCAACGTCCGCTCGGGCGAATTCGTGTGCCTGCTGGGCCCGTCCGGCTGCGGCAAGTCCACGCTGCTCTACGCGCTGGCGGGGCACGTGGTGCCCACGGGGGGCTCGGTGTCCATCGACCGGCATCCCATCCACGGGCCCGGGCCGGACCGGCTGCTGATGTTCCAGGAGGCCGCCCTGTTCCCGTGGCTCACCGTGCGCGGCAACATCACCTTCGCGCTGGCCGCCCGGGGCGTGCCCCGCGCCGAGCGCCGCGAGCGGGCGGACACCTATATCCGGCGCGTGCAGTTGGGCGGCTTCGAGGACGCGCTGCCCCACCAACTCTCCGGCGGCATGAAGATGCGGGCCTCGCTCGCCCGGGCGCTGGCGGTGGACCCGGCCGTGCTGCTGATGGACGAGCCCTTCGGTTCGCTGGACGCGCAGACGCGCATCCACATGCAGGAGCTCCTCCAGTCCATCTGGGTGCGCACAGGCAAGACGGTGGTGTTCGTCACCCATGACGTCCATGAAGCGCTGATGCTGGGCACCCGCGTGGTGCTGATGGCGCCCCGGCCGGGACGCGTGGTGCGGGATTTGGAAGTCCACCTGCCCATGCCGCGCCAGCCGGAGGACGCGGCGCTCAATGAAATGGTGCGGCACGTCGGCGGCCTGCTGCGTGAGGTGGAGGGCCGCGCCCACACACGCTCGCTCCAGCCAGCGCCCACCCGGGCCCCCGCCCAGCCCGTGCTCCGTCCGCAGGTGATTCCCGGCCCGTAG